The Arachis ipaensis cultivar K30076 chromosome B07, Araip1.1, whole genome shotgun sequence genome includes a window with the following:
- the LOC107607045 gene encoding probable protein phosphatase 2C 6 produces the protein MLLIHSLISSYFIEWAKIEAARGRVIYWQGYRVLSILAMSRSIDMYLPLASLQHIYVNVVGFEVMLVTVNFFLIRVMVSSDRYLKPCIIPEPEVKFVQWEKHDECLFLASNGLWDVVTNDEAREVARKRILLWHKKYGETASMTEQVEEAVDPAAHAATEYLSRLALQRGSKDNIFVIVIDLKA, from the exons ATGCTGCTTATACACTCATTGATTTCAAGCTATTTCATTGAGTGGGCAAAGATAGAAGCTGCAAGAGGAAGGGTCATATATTGGCAAGGGTACCGAGTTCTTAGCATTTTGGCAATGTCAAGATCCATAGATATGTATCTGCCTTTGGCATCTCTACAGCATATTTATGTCAATGTAGTTGGATTTGAAGTGATGCTAGTTACTGTAAACTTTTTCTTGATAAGGGTTATGGTTTCTa GTGATAGGTACTTGAAACCATGTATTATTCCAGAACCGGAAGTGAAGTTTGTACAATGGGAGAAACATGACGAGTGCCTTTTTCTAGCTAGTAATGGTTTATGGGATGTGGTGACAAATGATGAAGCCCGTGAAGTTGCACGGAAGAGGATCCTTCTTTGGCACAAGAAGTATGGCGAGACTGCGTCAATGACCGAACAAGTTGAAGAAGCAGTTGACCCTGCAGCTCACGCTGCTACAGAGTATCTCTCTAGACTTGCCCTCCAAAGGGGAAGCAAAGATAACATCTTTGTAATTGTGATAGACTTGAAGGcttaa